From a single Sorghum bicolor cultivar BTx623 chromosome 5, Sorghum_bicolor_NCBIv3, whole genome shotgun sequence genomic region:
- the LOC8062677 gene encoding beta-carotene isomerase D27, chloroplastic: MEVAATCMPLAHAHGVGVLPAWSSPSTAAATARSVTRQSYTYTRRKRLATARGVMARPQEVVVAPAPPARPTPPPPTTTKERTALAPPPTTTTYHDSWFDKLAIGYLSRNLQEASGMKNGKDGYEGLIEAALAISALFRVDQQLETVAKALEQAFPSYILTMIKIMMPPSRFSREYFAAFTTIFFPWLVGPCEVRESEVDGRKEKNVVYIPKCRFLESTNCVGMCTNLCKIPCQKFIQDSLGTAVYMSPNFEDMSCEMIFGQQPPEDDPALKQPCFRTKCIAKQNHQVNCSI; this comes from the exons ATGGAGGTCGCCGCCACTTGCATGCCCCTTGCTCACGCTCATGGCGTTGGTGTCCTACCGGCATGGTCGTCACCGtcgacagcagcagcaacagcacgcTCCGTGACGAGGCAGAGCTACACCTACACGAGGAGGAAGCGCCTCGCCACCGCGCGAGGCGTCATGGCGAGGCcgcaggaggtggtggtggcgccgGCGCCACCAGCGAGGccgacaccaccaccaccaacaacaACAAAGGAGAGAACAGCGCTGGCGCCGccgcccaccaccaccacgtaCCACGACAGTTGGTTCGACAAGCTGGCCATCGGGTACCTGTCCCGGAACCTTCAAGAAGCTTCTG GGATGAAGAACGGAAAGGACGGCTACGAAGGCCTGATAGAGGCGGCACTGGCCATCTCCGCGCTGTTCAGGGTTGATCAGCAGTTGGAGACTGTGGCCAAGGCTCTCGAACAGGCCTTCCCCAGCTACATCCTCACAATG ATAAAGATAATGATGCCACCCTCGAGATTTTCTCGAGAGTACTTTGCCGCCTTCACCACGATATTCTTCCCTTGGCTCGTTGGACCATGTGAG GTCAGGGAATCCGAAGTTGATGGAAGGAAAGAGAAGAATGTGGTCTACATACCCAAATGCAG ATTTCTGGAAAGCACCAACTGTGTCGGAATGTGCACGAACCTTTGCAAAATCCCATGCCAGAAGTTCATCCAAGATTCACTTGGCACGGCTGTCTACATGTCTCCCA ATTTTGAGGACATGAGCTGTGAGATGATCTTTGGACAGCAACCTCCTGAAGATGATCCAGCACTGAAGCAGCCCTGCTTCCGGACAAAAT GCATCGCAAAGCAGAACCATCAAGTGAATTGCTCTATTTGA
- the LOC8071982 gene encoding serine/arginine repetitive matrix protein 1 → MVAMGVDDDEERRLDERPMHQGCMAGFLHLFDRPQILSGRRLHSSQRRLTSFSSGSATPSERSMPLERATPAPSSPDMTPPAAPRPSLQLPPLDLKDGGGGGGFGAAPSWRLPRLSLDSRAVVDARGKLRPREIRTSVAPGGAPPSPSAAGGDERRSPSVVARLMGLDALPHGHEAAAVECGQQHGHGAASPAALRRSASERVGPRDPAHFRFVDPSFFERPAASASPLLPPHRPSLVSSTAAAEEAAMRRAPDPAVVPRAFQRRSRFDAHEVFPEPAKQRADPASGGGAAPGEIALYGEIERRLRKRGIAEPARDLETLKQILEALQLKGLLHHTPPPAPAQAQRTPPPPIVVMRPSNRAPPPQMSPPSRGLTPARRLRVDVDRARRPRSPDLAASPARSPASPARRGSLSPQRRVSPAQSPKQQQQTPFRKPSGFDSAGARSRIARRAAHNAAALSPDDEASTTFSDGGSSSSLSASSRWDFEPPDSRTDRGLLERCGKLLSSIQAFTGGDAGGSDQQPSPVSVLDAAAFLADEDSPSSSSGLSKRAIDFRSSVGLATAAATAAATVSDPEEDDEWAPSSWSVDPEACSDDPDYAYVAELVRLLGGARRTRDPADAYKAAEQRMRQRGGGGGDPDDTWRHHRKLLCGAVAEALERQRSACPWEPAAWLRGAELVAHVWAEVRRAGEPVVVVARGAAAAGDAADLNDVTCSAIRRDLAADGSGPWGCQQKQRHGAEVADAVLQIERLVFKDLVADTIRELADADRPPVLPRRKLVF, encoded by the exons ATGGTGGCGATGGGCGTGGACGACGACGAAGAGCGGCGGCTGGATGAGCGGCCCATGCACCAGGGCTGCATGGCGGGGTTCCTCCACCTCTTCGACCGCCCACAGATCCTCTCCGGCCGCCGCCTCCACAGCTCGCAGCGCCGCCTCACGTCGTTCTCCAGT GGCTCCGCGACGCCGTCTGAGCGGTCGATGCCGCTGGAGCGCGCGACGCCGGCGCCATCGTCGCCGGACATGACGCCGCCGGCCGCCCCGCGGCCGTCGCTGCAGCTCCCGCCGCTAGACCTCAaggacggaggaggcggtggcggtTTCGGCGCCGCGCCGTCGTGGAGGCTGCCGCGGCTCTCGCTGGACAGCCGCGCCGTGGTCGACGCCAGGGGCAAGCTCCGGCCGCGCGAGATCCGGACCTCGGTCGCCCCCGGCGGCGCGCCGCCGTCTCCGTCCGCGGCGGGAGGGGACGAGCGCCGGTCCCCCAGCGTGGTCGCGCGGCTCATGGGCCTCGACGCGCTACCGCACGGCCACGAGGCGGCGGCCGTCGAGTGCGGGCAGCAGCACGGACACGGCGCGGCGAGCCCGGCCGCGCTCCGGCGGTCCGCGTCCGAGCGCGTGGGGCCGCGGGACCCGGCGCACTTCCGCTTCGTCGACCCGTCCTTTTTCGAGAGgccggcggcgtcggcgtcgccgcTGCTTCCGCCGCACAGGCCCTCGCTGGTGTCGTCCACTGCGGCTGCCGAGGAGGCGGCAATGCGGCGGGCGCCGGATCCGGCCGTCGTCCCGCGCGCGTTCCAGAGGCGCAGCCGCTTCGACGCGCACGAGGTGTTCCCGGAGCCCGCGAAGCAGCGCGCGGACCCGGcctctggcggcggcgctgccccCGGCGAGATCGCGCTCTACGGCGAGATTGAGCGGCGCCTCCGCAAGCGTGGCATCGCGGAACCCGCGAGGGATCTCGAGACGCTGAAACAGATACTGGAGGCGCTGCAGCTCAAAGGCCTCCTCCACCACACCCCTCCGCCGGCGCCTGCGCAGGCACAACGCACCCCTCCGCCACCTATCGTCGTCATGCGCCCGTCCaatcgcgcgccgccgccgcagatGTCGCCGCCCTCGCGGGGGCTGACTCCCGCTCGGCGGCTACGCGTGGACGTCGACCGCGCGCGCCGCCCTCGCTCGCCGGACCTTGCCGCGTCCCCCGCACGTAGCCCGGCCTCCCCGGCTCGCCGTGGCTCGCTGTCCCCCCAGCGGCGCGTCTCGCCGGCGCAGTCcccgaagcagcagcagcagactcCATTCAGGAAGCCAAGCGGATTCGACTCCGCCGGCGCCCGCTCCCGCATTGCCCGCCGCGCGGCGCACAACGCCGCGGCCCTGTCCCCCGACGACGAGGCCTCAACCACTTTCtccgacggcggcagcagcagctccttGAGCGCCTCCTCCCGCTGGGACTTCGAGCCG ccggactcgaggacgGACCGCGGCCTGCTAGAGCGGTGCGGGAAGCTGCTGAGCAGCATCCAGGCTTTCACCGGCGGCGACGCTGGGGGTTCCGACCAGCAGCCTAGCCCCGTGTCCGTGCTGGACGCGGCAGCCTTCCTCGCAGACGAGGACTCGCCGTCATCGTCTTCGGGGTTGTCAAAACGAGCCATCGACTTCCGCAGCAGCGTCGGGCTGGCAACGGCGGCCGCAACCGCGGCCGCCACGGTGTCCGACCCAGAGGAGGATGACGAGTGGGCCCCGTCGTCATGGTCCGTGGACCCGGAGGCTTGCAGCGACGACCCGGACTACGCGTACGTGGCCGAGCTGGTCCGTCTGCTCGGTGGCGCCCGCCGGACGCGGGACCCAGCCGACGCGTACAAGGCCGCGGAGCAGCGGATGCGCcagcgtggcggcggcggcggcgaccccGACGACACGTGGCGGCACCACCGGAAGCTGCTGTGCGGCGCGGTGGCCGAGGCCCTGGAGCGGCAGCGGTCGGCGTGCCCCTGGGAGCCCGCGGCGTGGCTCCGCGGCGCCGAGCTCGTCGCCCACGTCTGGGCCGAGGTCCGACGCGCCGGCGAgcccgtggtggtggtggcccgtggcgccgccgccgcgggggaCGCCGCGGACCTCAACGACGTCACCTGCAGCGCCATCCGGCGCGACCTGGCCGCGGACGGCAGCGGCCCGTGGGGTTGCCAGCAGAAGCAGCGGCACGGCGCGGAGGTCGCCGACGCGGTGCTGCAGATCGAGCGGCTGGTGTTCAAGGACCTCGTCGCCGACACCATCCGCGAGCTCGCCGACGCGGACCGGCCCCCCGTGCTGCCGCGCCGGAAGCTGGTGTTCTGA